The following DNA comes from Candidatus Eisenbacteria bacterium.
GCACCAGGTGCGAGAACGATGGGTGCGCCTCGGCCAGCGCCTTCCAGAGCCTCGTGGCGCGCTCCGGGCGGTTCGTCTCGTAGTAGAGGTCGCCCAGCCGGAGGAGCGCCGCCGGCTCGTCGCGCCGGAGCCGGAGCGCGGCCTGGAACTGTCGCCGCGCCGCGTCCAGATTTCCCTCCCGGAGATGGATCTCGCCGATCGCCGAGCGATAGCGGGAGAGCACCGCGCCGCTCGACTCTCCGCGCACCCGCGCCATCTCCGCCCGGACCTCGAACGCGCGCTCCCAGTCCCGCGCCGCCTCGTACGCCTTGAGGAGGAGCTTGAGCGCGGATCCGTTCTTCCGGTCCACCTCCCGGAGGTGACGCGCCTCCTCCACCGCCTCCTGCGCGCGCCCCGCCGCGATGAGATCGAGCACGAGGCCTTCGTGGATCGCTCGCTCCTGTCCCGGCGTGATCCCGGCGCGCACCGTGAGCTCCCGGCGGATGTGGAGCGCGCGATCCAGCCTCCCCTGCTCCCGGAGGAGATTCGCGAGGTGGATGTAGGCCTCCACGTTGTCGCTGTCGATCCGGACCGTTTCGGTGAAGGCGCGCATCGCTTCGTCACGGTCGCCCGCCAGAAGCGCGTTCATCGCGTGGTGATACGGGGTCTCCGGCTCGCGCTTCGGCGTCGTGTCGAGGGAGAAGATCCACGCGGCGTACCCGACCCCCGCGAGGGCGAGCACCGCGAGCAGGATGCTGAGGATCTCGCTCATCCCACGAGCGATCCCGCGCGCTCCGTCGGAACGAGATCGTCGAGGGGAAGGTTCCGGAGCTGGCTCAGCTCGCGCTTCAGGTCCTCGTTCTCACGCCGGATCCTGCCGACGGCCGCGCGAACTCGCAGCTGATGGAAGAGCGTGAGCGCGAACGCGGTCAGCATCCCGAGCACGAATGCGGCGAAGAGGACGGCGTTCGCGGGAAGCTCCTTGTAGACCTTGCCGGGAAGCTGGACCGCGGACACGGTCTCGTGGACGTTCAGGATGGCGAAGCCGACCACCAGGATCATGATGACGAGCCAGACCAGGTTGCGCAGGAACCACATCGTCGTCTCCTCCCCGGGGGTGGGCGGTCGGCGACGGCAGAATAGCGACGCGGGCGCGCCCGGTCAACGACTGGCCTCCAGCGTCCCCGTGCAGTACTCGCCCGTCGCTCCCGTGATCACGGCGGTCCCGAGGCTTCTCGAGCGGCTCACCGGCGTCACGTGAACCATGGCGTAGGTGTCGCTCCGGGCCGGCACGTAGGAAGGATCGCTCCCCGCCTCGGGAAGCACCTGGAGGCGCATCCCGACGAGGGATCGCAGGAACGTGGCCCGCTTCGCCGCTCCGAGCGCTCGAAGCCGCTCGGACCGCTCGCGGGCGACCGGGTCCGGCACGGGCGGCCCGAGCCTTGCCGCCGCCGTCCCCGGACGGGACGAGTACCGGAACACGTGCAGGAACGCGACCGGGAGATCGCGCACGAACGCGAACGTCTCCTCGAACTCGCGGTCGCCTTCCCCCGGATGTCCCACGATCACATCCGTCCCGATTCCGACGGGGCCCCGCCGGCTCGACCGCCGGACGAGCGACGCGTAGTCCGAGGCGCGGTACGGGCGGCGCATCGCCTGGAGGATCCGGTCGGATCCGCTCTGGAGCGGCAGGTGGAGGTGGCGGCAGAGTCGCGGCTCGGAGCCGATCATCTCCACGAGCTCCGAGGGGACCTTGTTGGGCTCGATCGAGGAGAGCCTCACGCGATGGTGCGACCCCAGATCGAGCAGCCCGCGCACGAGTCGCGGCAGGAGATCGCGCGATCCGAGGTCCCTGCCGTACGTCCCCAGGTCCGCGCCGGTGACCACGATCTCGTGGAACGAGGCGTCGAGAAGCCTCCGGCCCTGCTCGAGCGCCTGGGCCAGCGGAAGGCTTCGCGCCCGTCCGCGGACGTACGGCACGACGCAGTACGAGCAGAAGGAGTCGCACCCGTCCTGAACCTTGAGGAGCGCTCGGGTGCGTCCGAACGACAGGGGCGCTTCCGGGCGGAGGGACATGCGGGCCCGCGAGGAGAGGGCCCGGGGTGCGACCGTCGCGGGCACGTCCGCGGGGTGGACCTTGGCGGCGGCCAGTCCGCGAATGCGATCGGCGATGGCCGCCCGATCCCGGATTCCCACCACGGCGGCCACGCCGGGGAGGGCGGCGATCTCCTCCGGCGCGCGCTGGGCATAGCAGCCCGTCACCACGATGCGCGCCCATGGCGACTGTCGAGCGATTCGCCGCACGAGCTGTCGCGCCTCCTGGTCGGCGCGCCGCGTCACCGTGCACGTGTTCACCACGACGACGTCCGCCGGCTCGCGCTCCCCGACGGTCCTCATCCCCGCCGCCTCCACGCGAGCCCGGTCCGCCGCGGTGTCGTGCTG
Coding sequences within:
- a CDS encoding tetratricopeptide repeat protein, which codes for MSEILSILLAVLALAGVGYAAWIFSLDTTPKREPETPYHHAMNALLAGDRDEAMRAFTETVRIDSDNVEAYIHLANLLREQGRLDRALHIRRELTVRAGITPGQERAIHEGLVLDLIAAGRAQEAVEEARHLREVDRKNGSALKLLLKAYEAARDWERAFEVRAEMARVRGESSGAVLSRYRSAIGEIHLREGNLDAARRQFQAALRLRRDEPAALLRLGDLYYETNRPERATRLWKALAEAHPSFSHLVLERLEASFFENGTFGDVDRAYEEMLTRNPKDVRILLALARVHLKKGELADAGRALNESLEIEPDSIPARLLIAELHRRRGDLTRALDEMQSLMRNLGSGEVYVCSTCGRESEEYWSRCPHCFAWVPA
- a CDS encoding LapA family protein, yielding MWFLRNLVWLVIMILVVGFAILNVHETVSAVQLPGKVYKELPANAVLFAAFVLGMLTAFALTLFHQLRVRAAVGRIRRENEDLKRELSQLRNLPLDDLVPTERAGSLVG
- the mtaB gene encoding tRNA (N(6)-L-threonylcarbamoyladenosine(37)-C(2))-methylthiotransferase MtaB — encoded protein: MIRSDRHEPGERNDAPRVSFFTLGCRLNQHDTAADRARVEAAGMRTVGEREPADVVVVNTCTVTRRADQEARQLVRRIARQSPWARIVVTGCYAQRAPEEIAALPGVAAVVGIRDRAAIADRIRGLAAAKVHPADVPATVAPRALSSRARMSLRPEAPLSFGRTRALLKVQDGCDSFCSYCVVPYVRGRARSLPLAQALEQGRRLLDASFHEIVVTGADLGTYGRDLGSRDLLPRLVRGLLDLGSHHRVRLSSIEPNKVPSELVEMIGSEPRLCRHLHLPLQSGSDRILQAMRRPYRASDYASLVRRSSRRGPVGIGTDVIVGHPGEGDREFEETFAFVRDLPVAFLHVFRYSSRPGTAAARLGPPVPDPVARERSERLRALGAAKRATFLRSLVGMRLQVLPEAGSDPSYVPARSDTYAMVHVTPVSRSRSLGTAVITGATGEYCTGTLEASR